A stretch of DNA from Candidatus Caldatribacterium sp.:
CACTGAATCTCACCGTTCAGCTCAAAAGGCGAGGAGTACTCGAGCGGTTCGGGGTCAAGGTTCTCGGAGCTTCTCCCGAAGCAATTGAAAAAGCAGAGGACCGAAAGCTCTTCAAAGAGGCCATGATGAAAATCGGCATTGATGTTCCCCGAAGTGGCCAGGCCTATAATCTCAGGGAGGCCCTTGAGGTTGCCCGGGAAATCGGTTTCCCCCTGGTCATTCGACCGAGTTTCACTCTCGGAGGAACTGGAGGAGCCATTGCGTACAACATCGAAGAATTCGAGGAACTCGCTCAACGAGCCCTTGACAGCAGTATGATCCGGGAAATCCTCATCGAAGAATCGGTTATTGGATGGAAAGAGTACGAGCTCGAAGTCATGCGTGATGGCAAAGACAACGTCGTAATCATCTGCTCCATCGAAAACCTCGATCCTATGGGGGTCCACACCGGGGATAGCATCACCGTGGCACCGGCACAAACGCTCACCGATGAGGAGTACCAGAAAATGCGGGATTACGCCATCCGGGCTATCCGGGAAATTGGCGTGGATACCGGGGGGTGCAACATTCAGTTTGCTGTGAATCCCGAAAACGGTCGGATGGTCATTATCGAGATTAACCCCCGAGTTTCCCGGAGTTCTGCCTTAGCCTCAAAGGCAACGGGTTTCCCCATCGCGAAAATCGCTGCTAAGCTCGCCGTAGGGTACACTCTCGATGAAATCCCCAACGACATAACCAAAAAGACCCCTGCCTGTTTTGAACCCGCTCTCGACTACTGCGTCGTTAAGATTCCTCGCTTCACCTTTGAGAAATTCCCGGAAGCCGGGCCGTACCTTGGCATCTCCATGAAAAGCGTTGGGGAAACGATGGCCATCGGGCGAAACTTCAAGGAAGCCCTCCAGAAAGGACTCCGCTCTCTCGAGATAGGGAAGTGTGGACTCGAGGACATCAAAGGGTGGGAGTCAATCCCCAAGGCAAAGCGCAAGGAAATCCTCTACGAGAAGCTGACGCGGCCTAACCCGGAGCGGATTTTCTACATCAAAATGGCCCTGAAAGAGGGCATGAGCATCCGGGAAATTCACGAATGGTCAAAGATCGACCCCTGGTTCATCCGTCAGATTGAAGAAATCGTAGAGATGGAGAAAGAGCTCCAAAAGGTTCCCTCGCTCCACTCCTTGGACAGGGATCTTCTCCGGAGGGCGAAAGAGTTCGGCTTCTCTGACCGGCAGATTGCTCGTCTTCTCGGAGCCGATGAATGGGAAGTCCGAAGGGTTAGAAAAGCCATGGGGATCGAGCCCGTGTACAAGCAGGTCGATACATGCGCTGCCGAATTCGAAGCCGAAACCCCGTACTACTACTCCACCTACGAGGAGGAGTGCGAGGCTAACCCGAGCTCGCGGAGGAAAGTCGTCATCCTTGGAGCAGGACCAAATCGCATTGGCCAGGGAATCGAGTTCGATTACTGCTGTGTCCACGCAACCTGGGGGCTCCAGGACTTGGGGTACGAAACCATCATGGTGAACAGCAACCCTGAAACGGTGAGTACAGACTACGACACGTCTGATAAGCTCTACTTTGAACCTCTCTACATCGAAGATGTCCTCAATATTGTTGAAAAAGAACGTCCCGAGGGGGTCATTCTTCAGCTTGGTGGACAAACCCCTCTCAACCTTGCGAAGGACTTGGAACGAGCCGGTGTCCCAATCCTCGGCACGTCCCCCGAAAGCATAGATATTGCCGAAGACCGGGATCGGTTCAAAGAACTCATCAAGCGTTTGGGCCTTCGGCAACCTCGCAACGGTGTAGCCACATCCTTCGAAGAAGCAAGGAAAGTGGCTCAGAGCATTGGTTACCCCGTCATGGTTCGTCCCTCATACGTCCTTGGAGGACGAGCCATGAGAATCGTTTACAGCGAAGAGGAGCTCGAGGAATTCATTTCTCAGGCTGTGGAAGTTTCTCCGGGACGACCAGTGCTCATCGATGAGTTCCTCGAAGACGCCATCGAAATCGATGTAGACGCCATCAGTGATGGAGAACTCACAATCGTAGCGGGGATTATGGAACACATCGAAGAAGCAGGGATCCACTCTGGCGACAGTGCCTGCGTCATCCCCCCCTTTTCTCTGAGCGATGACATCATCGAAGAAGTGAAGAGGTACACTTACTCCCTGGCTCGAGAACTCAAGGTCGTGGGACTCATGAACGTGCAGTACGCAGTGAAAGACAACGAGATTTACGTTCTTGAAGTGAATCCCCGGGCATCCCGAACCATTCCCTTCGTGAGTAAGGCCACCGGCATTCCTTTCGCCCGTCTTGCCGCTCAGGTAATGGCTGGGCGCAAACTCCGGGACATTGGCCTTACAAAGGAAGTGGAAATTCCATACTTTGCCGTTAAGGAATCGGTCTTCCCCTTCCGCCGATTCCCCGGAGTCGATCCGGTCCTTGGACCTGAAATGCGCTCCACAGGAGAGGTCATGGGCATCGACAGGGACTTTGGAATGGCCTACGCAAAATCGCAGATTGCTGCCCAGTCCTATCTACCTCTTGAGGGAACGGTGTTCATCAGCGTGAAGAACCGGGACAAGCGAGGGGTCATATTCCTTGCCAAGAAGCTCCACGAGCTCGGCTTTCGGATTGTCGCCACAAAGGGCACAGCAAAGGTCCTGAGCAACAACGGCATTCCGGTAGAGGTGGTAAAGAAGGTTGGCGAGGGAAGGCCAAATATCGTCGACATGATTAAGAATCGAGAGATACAGCTCATCATCAACACCCCTTCAGGAGGGAAAGCCCAAAAAGAGAGCAGCGTCATTCGAAAGGAAGCCATCATACGCGATGTTCCCTGTGTTACAACACTTTCTGGAGCAGAAGCAACTGTCTATGCCATAGAGCGTCTCAAAACCGGAAAAATGTCCATTCTTTCCATTCAGGAATACCACAAGGAGGTTCGGGAGATGTACGGGTTGTCCATGAGCCTCCGAAGAGAGGAGCCGGTGGCCCTGGGTGAACCATCTCCTTGAGAAAGGCCTTCGAATAGCACTCATCCTCGGCATTTCCTGGGGGACAGTCTATTCGAGCCGTTTCATCCTTCGAAGCCTCCTCGCAAAGCGCCTGAAGGTTCCACAAACACGAAAGCTTGGAACACTCCTTTCCCTTGCTCACAGTATCATTACGTACATTGTCGTGTTCTTCGCTCTCATTCTGATTCTCCAAGAAGTCGGTGTCAATGCCACAGCAATTCTTGCCGGTGCAGGAGTCGTGGGGATTGCGGTCGGTTTTGGGGCTCAGACCCTTGTCCGCGACATTCTCACCGGGCTCTTCCTCATTTTCGAAGACAGCCTCTCGGTAGGTGACATCGTGCAAATCGGGGATATCACCGGAACGGTGGAAGAGATAGGCCTGCGGGTTACAAGGCTTCGCACCTTCTCAGGCGCTTTAGTGACCATCCCAAATGGGGAAATCTCCCGAATTGTGAACTACAACCGGGGCTTCAGCCGAGCTGTGGTTGAGGTGAGCATTGCCTACGAGGCCGACATCGATAAAGCAGTGGAGGTTCTCCGGAGAGTCGTTGCCGAGTATCAGAGTCTTCGTCCCGACCTCTTTCTTGGTTCACCTACCATTCAGCGGGTTGTTCGCCTTGAAAGTTCTGGAGTTGTCCTGCGGGTCATGGTTGAGGTTCCCCCCAACAAGCACTGGGACGCCGAAAGAGAGCTCCTGTATGCCATCAAAAAAGCCTTTGACGCCGAAAACATTGAGATCCCCTACCCAAAGTACACGGTCATCATCAAACATTGAGCCGGGAAGAAGGAAAGGCATTTCTGGTTCTCTTTAGAAAAAGTGAGGGGGGTAATATGACGGATCGCAGCGTCAGTATCAAAATCGGCGGTGCCGCGGGGCAGGGAGTGCAGACCGTTTCCGGTATCCTTTCCACTGTCCTTACCCGGAGCGGATACTACGTATTCTCCGTGCAGAGCTACGAGTCAAGAATCCGGGGAGGTCACACGTTTACTCTCCTTCGCGCTGGGAACCGGCAATTCTCAGGAGCACAAAGGACCATCGATATCCTCGTTTGCCTCACCGAGGAGACATACCACCGCCACGTTGATGAAGTCCGACAAGGAGGCATTGTTGTTGGAAGGGCAAAGGACCGGGTCTAAAGTATGGAGCAGAAGTCGCGAAAAACCTCAACCTTCCAGAGCATTTTCTTCTACCTTCTGACTCCACCCCAAAGTACCTCCTGAGCGGCAACGAAGCCCTTGGCCTTGGGGCACTTCTTGCTGGATGCACCTTCTACAGTGCGTACCCCATGACACCCTCAACAGGATGACTGAAACCCCCATCGTTGTCGTCGACGCCCAGCGTCCTGGACCAAGCACTGGACTTCCGACCCGCACCGGCCAGGGGGATTTACTCTTTGTCATCCATGCTTCTCATGATGAGTTCCCCCGATTCGTCTTTGCTCCAAAAGACCCCGAAGACGCCCTCAATACCGTCATCCGGGCTTTTAACCTCGCCGAAAAGTACCAGGTTCCTGCCATTATCCTCAGCGATCAGTACCTTGCCGACACAAAGTGGACATACGAAAGCCTAACAGTTACAGAGTACCCCAGTCGACCTTTTCCTCCTGAAACGATTGCCATACCGTACAGGCGTTACGCCCTCACACCAGATGGTGTCTCTCCACGACTCCTTCCAGGAGGTGAACATCTCGTCGTTGCCGACAGTGACGAACATGATGAATTCGGCCACCTCACCGAGGATCTCTCCATTCGGAAAGTAATGCAGGAAAAAAGGATGAAAAAGCTCGAGCTGATGCGGAAAGAAATGCGTATCCCCTTTTCCACACCTGGGAAAGACGCTACCCTCATCGGGTGGGGTTCGACCTGGGGAGTGCTCCTTGAGGCTCAAAAGGAACTGAAAGGGAGAGGAAAGGATGTGGGAGTCGTTCATTTCACCGATCTCTATCCTCTTCCAGAGGGGCTGCGGGATTTCCTTGCAAATCTCCCAAATCCCATAGTCGTTGAGCACAACTTCACCGGACAGCTCGCAATGCTCCTCTCAAGAGAAACTCTTCTCCCATTCCCCAAAAGGATTTGCCGGTACGACGGCCTTCCGTTCCTCGTGGAGGAACTCGTCGATACGGTAGAGGAGGTACTTACCCATGGCGGATCTTTTTGATTCTCCTCAAGTAGAAATTGCCTGGTGTCCCGGGTGTG
This window harbors:
- the carB gene encoding carbamoyl-phosphate synthase large subunit, yielding MPKRTDIKRILIIGSGPIVIGQACEFDYSGTQGCKALKSEGYEVILVNSNPATIMTDPEMADRTYIEPLVPEVLESIIERERPDALLPTLGGQTALNLTVQLKRRGVLERFGVKVLGASPEAIEKAEDRKLFKEAMMKIGIDVPRSGQAYNLREALEVAREIGFPLVIRPSFTLGGTGGAIAYNIEEFEELAQRALDSSMIREILIEESVIGWKEYELEVMRDGKDNVVIICSIENLDPMGVHTGDSITVAPAQTLTDEEYQKMRDYAIRAIREIGVDTGGCNIQFAVNPENGRMVIIEINPRVSRSSALASKATGFPIAKIAAKLAVGYTLDEIPNDITKKTPACFEPALDYCVVKIPRFTFEKFPEAGPYLGISMKSVGETMAIGRNFKEALQKGLRSLEIGKCGLEDIKGWESIPKAKRKEILYEKLTRPNPERIFYIKMALKEGMSIREIHEWSKIDPWFIRQIEEIVEMEKELQKVPSLHSLDRDLLRRAKEFGFSDRQIARLLGADEWEVRRVRKAMGIEPVYKQVDTCAAEFEAETPYYYSTYEEECEANPSSRRKVVILGAGPNRIGQGIEFDYCCVHATWGLQDLGYETIMVNSNPETVSTDYDTSDKLYFEPLYIEDVLNIVEKERPEGVILQLGGQTPLNLAKDLERAGVPILGTSPESIDIAEDRDRFKELIKRLGLRQPRNGVATSFEEARKVAQSIGYPVMVRPSYVLGGRAMRIVYSEEELEEFISQAVEVSPGRPVLIDEFLEDAIEIDVDAISDGELTIVAGIMEHIEEAGIHSGDSACVIPPFSLSDDIIEEVKRYTYSLARELKVVGLMNVQYAVKDNEIYVLEVNPRASRTIPFVSKATGIPFARLAAQVMAGRKLRDIGLTKEVEIPYFAVKESVFPFRRFPGVDPVLGPEMRSTGEVMGIDRDFGMAYAKSQIAAQSYLPLEGTVFISVKNRDKRGVIFLAKKLHELGFRIVATKGTAKVLSNNGIPVEVVKKVGEGRPNIVDMIKNREIQLIINTPSGGKAQKESSVIRKEAIIRDVPCVTTLSGAEATVYAIERLKTGKMSILSIQEYHKEVREMYGLSMSLRREEPVALGEPSP
- a CDS encoding mechanosensitive ion channel family protein; its protein translation is MNHLLEKGLRIALILGISWGTVYSSRFILRSLLAKRLKVPQTRKLGTLLSLAHSIITYIVVFFALILILQEVGVNATAILAGAGVVGIAVGFGAQTLVRDILTGLFLIFEDSLSVGDIVQIGDITGTVEEIGLRVTRLRTFSGALVTIPNGEISRIVNYNRGFSRAVVEVSIAYEADIDKAVEVLRRVVAEYQSLRPDLFLGSPTIQRVVRLESSGVVLRVMVEVPPNKHWDAERELLYAIKKAFDAENIEIPYPKYTVIIKH